The Orcinus orca chromosome 16, mOrcOrc1.1, whole genome shotgun sequence genome includes a window with the following:
- the MRPS26 gene encoding 28S ribosomal protein S26, mitochondrial isoform X2: MFRALSALGARPMGRPPAPFLLPVRCRKTRHDPPAKSKVGRVATPPAVDPAEFFVLTERYRQYRQTVRALRLEFVSEVRKKVHEARTGVLAERKALEDAAEHRELMAWNQAENQRLRELRMARLRQEAREQERRQAEEEARQAREAQAWVQLKEREVLQLQEEAKNFITRENLEARVEEALDSPKSYNWAITREGLVVRPQHKGS, from the exons ATGTTTCGCGCGCTGAGCGCCCTGGGCGCGCGGCCCATGGGCCGGCCCCCAGCCCCGTTTCTGCTCCCCGTGCGCTGCCGCAAGACCCGCCACGACCCGCCGGCCAAGTCCAAGGTTGGGCGCGTGGCGACCCCACCCGCTGTGGATCCTGCGGAATTCTTCGTGCTGACGGAGCGTTACCGGCAGTACCGCCAGACGGTGCGCGCCCTCAG GCTGGAGTTCGTGTCCGAGGTGCGCAAGAAGGTGCACGAGGCCCGGACCGGTGTCTTGGCAGAGCGCAAGGCACTGGAGGACGCCGCTGAGCACCGCGAGCTGATGGCCTGGAACCAGGCGGAGAACCAGCGGCTGCGCGAGCTGCG GATGGCCAGGCTGCGGCAGGAGGCGCGGGAGCAGGAGCGGCGGCAGGCGGAGGAGGAGGCCCGGCAGGCCCGAGAGGCGCAGGCTTGGGTGCAGCTCAAGGAGCGTGAAGTGCTGCAGCTGCAG GAGGAGGCAAAAAACTTCATCACCCGAGAGAACCTGGAGGCGCGGGTGGAAGAAGCGTTGGACTCCCCCAAGAGCTACAATTGGGCCATCACCAGAGAGGGGCTGGTGGTCAGGCCACAGCACAAGGGCTCCTGA
- the MRPS26 gene encoding 28S ribosomal protein S26, mitochondrial isoform X1, translating into MFRALSALGARPMGRPPAPFLLPVRCRKTRHDPPAKSKVGRVATPPAVDPAEFFVLTERYRQYRQTVRALRLEFVSEVRKKVHEARTGVLAERKALEDAAEHRELMAWNQAENQRLRELRMARLRQEAREQERRQAEEEARQAREAQAWVQLKEREVLQLQVGRKKLHHPREPGGAGGRSVGLPQELQLGHHQRGAGGQATAQGLLRAQ; encoded by the exons ATGTTTCGCGCGCTGAGCGCCCTGGGCGCGCGGCCCATGGGCCGGCCCCCAGCCCCGTTTCTGCTCCCCGTGCGCTGCCGCAAGACCCGCCACGACCCGCCGGCCAAGTCCAAGGTTGGGCGCGTGGCGACCCCACCCGCTGTGGATCCTGCGGAATTCTTCGTGCTGACGGAGCGTTACCGGCAGTACCGCCAGACGGTGCGCGCCCTCAG GCTGGAGTTCGTGTCCGAGGTGCGCAAGAAGGTGCACGAGGCCCGGACCGGTGTCTTGGCAGAGCGCAAGGCACTGGAGGACGCCGCTGAGCACCGCGAGCTGATGGCCTGGAACCAGGCGGAGAACCAGCGGCTGCGCGAGCTGCG GATGGCCAGGCTGCGGCAGGAGGCGCGGGAGCAGGAGCGGCGGCAGGCGGAGGAGGAGGCCCGGCAGGCCCGAGAGGCGCAGGCTTGGGTGCAGCTCAAGGAGCGTGAAGTGCTGCAGCTGCAGGTGGGCC GCAAAAAACTTCATCACCCGAGAGAACCTGGAGGCGCGGGTGGAAGAAGCGTTGGACTCCCCCAAGAGCTACAATTGGGCCATCACCAGAGAGGGGCTGGTGGTCAGGCCACAGCACAAGGGCTCCTGAGGGCCCAGTAA